The Clostridium sporogenes genome contains a region encoding:
- a CDS encoding ABC transporter permease yields the protein MKFLENLKMALDSIKSNKMRSFLTMLGIIIGISSVITIVSLGKGGQNTITGEFEKIGSATVSIKVDQSKASNNDYINQEDADIIKNKIEKVKYVAPIVSRDGFVTEGTKNKKLYIDGSTPDVQYVTNAEMVYGRFFNEGEYIEGKPVVIIDERSAKNIFGTEDVVGRKLKINAKTSSKQATIIGVSKSESGPFSGGGEDSPIFLTCPINFLKDLYPEDFTIGSLYIIATNKNDTEEAGVMAKNILENRHHNKGKDMYKVENMLKQLDEVNKVIGIFTTFIGAVAAISLLVGGIGVMNIMLVSVTERTREIGIRKALGATTKNILIQFLTESVIISLIGGLIGMILGIVFAEIIGKFIKISPSVSIAAILIAILFSSSVGIFFGIYPAKKAAKLNPIDALRYE from the coding sequence ATGAAATTTTTAGAAAATTTGAAAATGGCTTTAGATAGCATAAAATCAAATAAAATGCGATCTTTTTTAACTATGCTAGGCATTATTATAGGAATAAGTTCTGTTATAACCATAGTATCTTTAGGTAAAGGTGGACAAAATACCATAACTGGTGAATTTGAAAAAATAGGATCTGCTACAGTAAGTATAAAAGTAGATCAATCAAAGGCAAGTAACAATGATTATATAAATCAGGAAGATGCTGATATAATAAAGAATAAAATAGAAAAGGTTAAATATGTTGCACCAATAGTTTCAAGAGATGGCTTTGTAACAGAAGGAACCAAAAATAAAAAATTATATATAGATGGTTCAACTCCAGATGTACAGTATGTTACTAATGCTGAAATGGTTTATGGAAGATTTTTTAATGAGGGAGAATATATAGAAGGTAAACCTGTAGTTATAATAGATGAAAGATCGGCAAAAAATATTTTTGGAACAGAGGATGTAGTTGGAAGGAAACTAAAAATAAATGCTAAAACATCTAGTAAACAGGCTACTATTATAGGGGTCAGTAAATCAGAGTCAGGACCTTTTTCTGGGGGCGGTGAGGATAGTCCTATATTTTTAACGTGTCCTATAAATTTTTTAAAAGATTTATATCCCGAGGATTTTACTATAGGTAGTCTATATATTATAGCCACAAATAAAAATGATACGGAAGAAGCTGGAGTTATGGCTAAAAATATATTAGAGAATAGACATCATAATAAAGGAAAAGATATGTATAAAGTTGAAAACATGTTAAAACAATTAGATGAAGTAAATAAAGTTATAGGAATATTTACTACATTTATTGGAGCAGTAGCAGCTATATCCTTATTAGTTGGGGGTATAGGAGTCATGAATATAATGTTAGTATCCGTTACAGAAAGAACTAGAGAAATAGGGATAAGAAAAGCATTAGGTGCTACTACTAAGAATATATTGATACAGTTTTTAACGGAATCTGTAATAATATCCTTAATAGGTGGGCTTATAGGAATGATACTAGGTATAGTATTTGCAGAAATTATAGGAAAGTTTATAAAGATATCTCCATCAGTATCTATAGCAGCTATACTCATAGCTATATTATTTTCTTCTTCTGTAGGAATATTTTTTGGTATATACCCAGCCAAAAAAGCAGCAAAGCTAAATCCAATAGATGCATTAAGATATGAATAA
- a CDS encoding sensor domain-containing diguanylate cyclase → MLYVFIIALFLIMIIYENIIIINLRKDIKKLEYSKNMMYNMTKNINKQKTIDKVYEIMLKTAIDIIPKATQGSILIMDKEENFNYTAIIGYDYKLKNIKLNKKEVYLYKINGFKEAAIIENPIKLDEKILNKEKINKFRQLEALNISCIISAPIYIDNKLFGQINIDCTKENYKFKKEDLELMDHIKDELQLIIKSFMVKEELIHKANYDELTKIFNRRYFNEIMKNEIKESNKTLVLIDIDNFKTINDVYGHNTGDFILRVFASLIKTYLREKDLFFRFGGDEFIVLFNDLDDKSVINFMENIREKINKDKIKGIHVDFSYGIGKFKNYSMENYEDIINLADKNMYINKNKKIIV, encoded by the coding sequence ATGTTATATGTTTTTATAATTGCATTATTTTTAATTATGATAATATATGAAAATATCATAATAATTAATCTAAGAAAAGATATAAAAAAATTAGAATATTCTAAGAACATGATGTATAATATGACAAAAAATATTAATAAACAAAAGACAATAGACAAAGTATATGAAATAATGTTAAAAACAGCTATAGATATAATACCAAAAGCAACTCAAGGCAGTATTTTGATAATGGACAAGGAAGAAAATTTTAATTATACAGCAATAATAGGATATGATTATAAGTTAAAAAATATAAAGCTAAATAAAAAAGAAGTTTATTTATATAAAATAAATGGATTTAAGGAAGCGGCTATAATTGAAAATCCTATAAAATTAGATGAAAAAATTTTAAACAAAGAAAAAATAAACAAATTTAGACAATTGGAAGCATTAAATATAAGTTGTATAATTTCGGCCCCAATATATATAGATAATAAATTATTTGGACAAATTAATATAGATTGTACAAAGGAAAATTATAAATTTAAAAAAGAAGATTTAGAGTTAATGGACCATATAAAAGATGAATTACAATTAATAATAAAATCTTTTATGGTAAAAGAAGAGTTAATACATAAAGCTAATTATGATGAATTGACAAAAATTTTTAATAGAAGATATTTTAATGAAATAATGAAAAATGAAATAAAAGAAAGTAATAAGACTTTAGTATTAATTGATATTGACAATTTTAAAACTATAAATGATGTTTATGGACATAATACTGGAGATTTCATTTTAAGAGTTTTTGCTAGCTTAATAAAAACATATTTAAGAGAGAAAGATTTATTTTTTAGATTTGGAGGAGATGAATTTATAGTATTATTTAATGATTTAGATGATAAAAGCGTTATAAATTTTATGGAGAATATTAGAGAAAAAATTAATAAAGATAAAATTAAGGGAATACATGTGGATTTTAGCTATGGTATAGGTAAGTTTAAAAATTATAGTATGGAAAATTATGAGGATATAATAAATTTAGCTGATAAAAATATGTATATTAATAAGAATAAGAAAATTATAGTATAA
- a CDS encoding ferredoxin: MKIEIDKDKCIGCGLCRDIGDGLFKIGEDGKAESTIDPVPIMKEQYGKEGEYVCPVNAIRTII, from the coding sequence ATGAAGATAGAAATTGATAAGGATAAATGTATAGGATGTGGTCTATGCCGAGATATAGGAGATGGATTATTTAAAATAGGGGAAGATGGTAAGGCAGAATCAACAATAGATCCAGTACCAATTATGAAAGAGCAATATGGTAAAGAAGGAGAATACGTTTGCCCTGTCAATGCTATAAGAACTATAATATAG
- the nrdG gene encoding anaerobic ribonucleoside-triphosphate reductase activating protein, with translation MENKYLQVAGFLDNSLVNGVGLRSVVFVSGCKHNCEGCQNKEMQSFCYGDKVSLEDILKRIESNMPLIRGITFSGGEPLEHIEELRILAEKIKNLGLNIWCYTGYTFEYIKEEIKINTELKKLMELVDVLVDGKYDRSRKDASLKYRGSSNQRIIDVKKSLNKSEIVILNL, from the coding sequence ATGGAGAATAAATATTTACAAGTAGCAGGTTTTTTAGATAATTCCTTAGTTAATGGAGTAGGCTTAAGATCAGTAGTATTTGTATCAGGTTGTAAGCATAATTGTGAAGGGTGTCAAAACAAGGAAATGCAATCCTTCTGTTATGGAGATAAGGTATCACTAGAAGATATATTAAAAAGAATAGAAAGTAATATGCCTTTAATAAGAGGAATAACATTTAGTGGAGGAGAGCCATTAGAACATATAGAAGAACTAAGGATTTTAGCTGAAAAAATAAAAAACTTAGGTTTAAATATATGGTGTTATACTGGGTATACTTTTGAATATATTAAAGAAGAAATTAAAATAAATACTGAATTGAAAAAACTAATGGAATTAGTAGATGTTTTAGTAGATGGTAAATATGATAGGTCAAGAAAAGATGCATCTTTAAAATATAGAGGATCATCTAATCAAAGAATAATTGATGTAAAGAAAAGTTTAAATAAAAGTGAAATTGTTATTTTAAACTTATAA
- a CDS encoding DUF1048 domain-containing protein: MNNIKELVKLTNKLSETLNDTNDEIFTNITCYLRASSLSERQCEESIQEILDMFLTAENNNESIENIIGNDPKEFCDEIIESYATKKFSKENVIVNLKIILNSFFILWTINIVFDYIPNMIRSKSLLLNYNFSLPFIINTLLITILSFGIFNYIGKTAFKQDDSNLNFDIKFILLYIIFMIISVLMWHKLNKIILFTTKIHYILIFVIISYLIIFLLQKYSLKQK, translated from the coding sequence ATGAATAATATTAAAGAATTAGTAAAACTAACTAATAAATTAAGTGAAACTCTAAATGATACAAATGATGAAATTTTTACTAATATAACTTGTTATTTAAGAGCTAGTTCTTTGTCTGAAAGGCAATGTGAAGAATCCATACAAGAAATATTAGACATGTTTTTAACCGCAGAAAATAATAACGAATCTATAGAAAATATTATAGGGAATGATCCAAAAGAATTTTGTGATGAAATAATTGAATCTTATGCTACTAAAAAATTCTCTAAAGAAAATGTTATAGTTAACTTAAAAATTATACTAAACAGTTTTTTTATCCTATGGACAATAAATATAGTTTTCGATTATATTCCTAATATGATAAGATCTAAAAGCTTACTTTTAAATTATAATTTTTCTTTACCTTTTATTATAAATACCTTATTAATTACTATTTTATCCTTTGGAATTTTTAACTATATAGGGAAAACTGCCTTTAAACAAGATGACTCTAATTTAAACTTTGATATAAAATTTATTCTATTATATATTATTTTCATGATTATTAGTGTGCTTATGTGGCATAAATTAAACAAAATAATTTTATTTACTACAAAAATACACTATATATTAATTTTTGTAATAATATCTTATTTAATAATATTCTTATTACAAAAATACTCTTTAAAACAAAAATAG
- a CDS encoding PadR family transcriptional regulator — translation MNDKSQLLRGTLEGCILKIINDKETYGYEIAENLKLYGFKNISEGTIYPLLIRLEKNNFLNSTKKPSLYGPKRKYYTLSEKGVEELIYFYTNWLELKNSVDKIFLDYSKGES, via the coding sequence TTGAATGATAAATCTCAACTTTTAAGAGGAACCTTAGAAGGATGTATTCTTAAAATAATTAATGATAAAGAAACTTATGGATATGAAATAGCTGAAAATCTTAAATTATATGGATTTAAAAATATAAGTGAGGGCACAATTTATCCATTGCTTATAAGATTAGAAAAAAATAATTTCTTAAACTCTACAAAAAAACCTTCTCTTTATGGTCCTAAAAGAAAATATTATACCCTTTCAGAAAAAGGTGTAGAAGAATTAATTTATTTTTACACTAATTGGTTGGAACTTAAAAATAGTGTAGATAAAATATTTTTAGATTATTCAAAGGGGGAATCTTAA
- a CDS encoding anaerobic ribonucleoside triphosphate reductase, translated as MLYVVKRDGRKVEFDVVKISNAIKGAAEEIAFDMKESENISLTQRVIKKIEDSNKKEISVEDIQNLVEHVLIDSGFKEIGYAYSNYRRERTKIREIKSELMTAIEKIGVETDRDNANVGNNFSSKLLRIASESNKWYNLGVMPKHLAKLHENGDIYYHDLDSYNLTVNCLNIDTGKILQRGFNTGYGTINAPKRIESAAELSCILLQSTQNDMFGGQAHVNFDNDMALFIPNTRSEIRKEILENLKGLGVQEEGLNEEKINELVEDRLKLRIHQAMQGIVYNLNTMHSRAGSQVPFSSINIGIPKNKDAALICEIFLKEYEKGLGKGEQPIFPNIIFRVKEGVNREEKDPYYYLFKLAARIAGKRMNPTFMNMDSDFNKEYYDKGIIPATMGCRTYVCSNINGEEGPAGRGNIAPTTINLPRVGILAKKDLNKFFNLLDNRLELARESLLHRYGVLKKLRVKDLPFVVGEGLMKGSENLSPDDSIEPILREGSWAIGFIGVAETLTALIGNHHGETEEAKELGVKIVSHIREFCDKYKEIDKLNWSCYATPAEGLSGKFILQDKKVFGEIKGVTDKNYYTNSYHIPVGFEISIKEKINIEAPYHKICNGGHISYIELDDYPSEEVIMDIIQYAYRNTNISYMGINFHIKYCRECGTYLGVAEEVCNNCGSTNIQGISRVTGYLSLDERFGSGKVAERADRTSNNSSHRKIYNA; from the coding sequence ATGCTATATGTTGTGAAAAGAGATGGTAGAAAAGTAGAGTTTGATGTTGTAAAAATATCAAATGCTATTAAAGGTGCAGCAGAAGAAATTGCCTTTGATATGAAGGAAAGTGAAAATATAAGTTTAACTCAAAGGGTAATAAAAAAGATCGAGGATTCTAATAAAAAGGAAATATCAGTAGAAGATATACAAAATTTAGTTGAGCATGTTTTAATTGATAGCGGATTTAAAGAAATAGGATATGCCTATTCAAATTATAGAAGAGAGAGAACAAAAATAAGAGAAATAAAATCTGAATTGATGACAGCTATAGAAAAAATAGGAGTAGAAACAGATAGAGATAATGCTAATGTAGGTAATAATTTCAGTTCTAAACTTTTAAGAATAGCTAGTGAATCTAATAAATGGTATAATTTAGGTGTTATGCCGAAGCATTTGGCTAAACTACATGAAAACGGAGATATATATTATCACGATTTAGATAGTTACAATTTAACAGTAAATTGTTTAAACATAGATACAGGGAAAATATTACAAAGAGGGTTTAATACAGGTTACGGTACAATTAATGCTCCAAAGAGAATCGAAAGTGCTGCAGAATTAAGTTGTATATTACTTCAATCTACTCAGAATGATATGTTTGGAGGTCAAGCACATGTAAATTTTGATAATGACATGGCTTTATTTATTCCTAATACTAGATCTGAAATAAGAAAAGAAATATTGGAAAATTTAAAGGGATTAGGAGTACAAGAAGAAGGCTTAAATGAGGAAAAAATAAATGAATTAGTAGAAGATAGATTAAAACTACGCATACATCAAGCTATGCAAGGAATAGTTTATAATTTGAATACTATGCATTCTAGAGCGGGATCCCAAGTACCTTTTAGTTCTATAAATATAGGAATACCTAAAAATAAAGATGCAGCTTTAATATGTGAAATATTTCTAAAGGAATATGAAAAAGGATTAGGTAAAGGTGAACAACCAATATTCCCTAATATAATATTTAGAGTAAAAGAGGGAGTAAATAGAGAAGAGAAGGATCCTTACTATTACTTATTTAAATTAGCTGCTAGAATAGCAGGTAAAAGAATGAATCCGACCTTTATGAATATGGATTCAGACTTTAACAAGGAATATTATGATAAAGGAATAATACCAGCTACTATGGGATGCAGAACCTATGTATGCTCTAATATAAATGGTGAGGAAGGACCAGCTGGCAGAGGTAATATAGCTCCAACTACTATAAATCTTCCGAGAGTTGGAATATTAGCTAAAAAAGATCTAAACAAATTTTTTAACCTATTAGATAATAGATTAGAATTAGCAAGAGAATCCTTATTGCATAGATATGGTGTATTAAAAAAATTAAGAGTTAAGGATTTACCTTTCGTTGTAGGAGAAGGCTTAATGAAGGGGTCAGAAAATTTATCGCCAGATGATTCTATTGAGCCTATTTTAAGAGAAGGATCTTGGGCTATAGGGTTTATAGGTGTTGCAGAAACATTGACAGCTCTTATAGGAAATCATCATGGAGAAACAGAAGAGGCTAAAGAATTAGGAGTAAAAATAGTTTCTCATATAAGAGAGTTCTGTGATAAATATAAAGAAATAGATAAATTAAATTGGAGTTGCTATGCTACACCTGCAGAGGGGTTAAGTGGTAAGTTTATTCTTCAAGATAAGAAAGTTTTCGGAGAAATAAAGGGTGTTACAGATAAAAACTACTACACTAATAGTTATCATATACCAGTAGGCTTCGAAATATCAATTAAAGAAAAAATAAATATAGAAGCTCCTTATCATAAAATATGTAATGGTGGGCATATAAGTTACATTGAATTAGATGATTATCCATCAGAAGAGGTAATTATGGATATAATTCAATATGCATATAGAAATACTAATATATCTTATATGGGAATAAATTTTCATATAAAATACTGTAGAGAGTGTGGAACATACCTTGGAGTAGCAGAAGAAGTTTGTAATAATTGTGGAAGCACAAATATACAAGGTATATCTAGAGTAACAGGATATTTAAGCTTAGATGAAAGATTTGGTTCTGGTAAAGTAGCAGAAAGAGCTGATAGAACATCAAATAATTCTAGTCATAGAAAAATTTATAATGCATAA
- a CDS encoding MgtC/SapB family protein, with translation MDRKQVIFRIFLSIVVGGAIGFERERKNRPAGFRTHILVCIGACIAVMIQLYIVQYMKEMIRIDGELRYLLSADISRMASQVITGVGFLGAGTIIRDKGSVKGLTTAASIWVVACIGISVGLGFYFLSLVGFLGLIISLIVFENIESSVIDKNKEYNIIIEYLPKNNVMEYIIGELLKNQITIKSIRIFHKNINEDEIIKIKLIISTKNRLNFLSVIQNLQSNKNIYDINILKINRMKNRIL, from the coding sequence TTGGATAGAAAACAGGTGATATTTAGAATATTTTTATCTATAGTAGTGGGTGGAGCTATAGGATTTGAAAGAGAAAGAAAAAATCGACCAGCAGGATTTAGAACTCATATATTAGTTTGTATAGGGGCTTGCATAGCCGTAATGATACAATTATATATAGTACAATATATGAAAGAAATGATACGGATAGATGGGGAGCTTAGGTATTTATTAAGTGCAGATATATCTAGAATGGCATCTCAAGTTATTACAGGTGTAGGATTTTTAGGGGCTGGTACCATTATAAGAGATAAGGGTTCAGTAAAAGGATTAACAACGGCAGCAAGTATTTGGGTAGTTGCTTGTATAGGAATTTCAGTAGGATTAGGGTTTTATTTTTTAAGTTTAGTAGGTTTTTTAGGTTTAATAATATCCTTAATTGTTTTTGAAAACATAGAAAGTTCAGTAATTGACAAAAACAAAGAATATAATATTATCATAGAATATTTACCTAAGAATAATGTAATGGAATATATTATAGGTGAATTACTAAAAAATCAAATAACAATAAAAAGTATAAGAATTTTTCACAAAAATATTAATGAAGATGAAATAATAAAAATAAAACTAATTATAAGTACAAAAAACAGATTGAATTTTTTATCTGTAATACAAAATTTACAAAGTAATAAAAATATATATGATATAAATATATTAAAAATTAATAGAATGAAAAATAGAATATTATGA
- a CDS encoding Mrp/NBP35 family ATP-binding protein — translation MTNCDSCASKGTCNSEESCSKETFKYGNAKNIIGVISGKGGVGKSTITGILATKLREEGYKVGVLDGDITGPSMPRFFGISDKRAAIIPTGEKEEVKIIPVETKTGIKVMSLNLLTEQEEAPVIWRGPVITGVLTQMYTDTEWGELDYLLIDMPPGTGDIALTVMQSLPVTKMVVVSTPQDMVSMIVKKVVIMIEKMGIDVLGVVENMSYIKCGSCGEKLNVFSKKSAKEQADYLNIPLIADMAINLDLSEKMEKGEVEAFITNNKEYTQLYNNFKNLYK, via the coding sequence ATGACTAATTGTGATAGCTGTGCTAGTAAAGGAACATGCAACAGTGAGGAAAGCTGTTCCAAGGAAACTTTTAAATATGGGAATGCAAAAAATATTATAGGTGTAATTAGTGGAAAAGGTGGAGTAGGAAAATCAACAATAACAGGAATATTAGCTACTAAATTAAGAGAAGAAGGCTATAAAGTAGGGGTGTTAGATGGGGATATAACAGGACCATCTATGCCAAGATTTTTTGGTATTAGTGATAAGAGAGCAGCTATAATTCCAACAGGAGAAAAGGAAGAAGTTAAAATAATACCTGTAGAAACTAAAACAGGAATAAAAGTAATGTCTTTAAATTTATTAACAGAACAAGAAGAAGCTCCTGTTATATGGAGAGGACCTGTAATAACCGGAGTTTTGACTCAAATGTATACTGACACTGAGTGGGGTGAACTAGATTACTTACTTATAGATATGCCTCCGGGAACTGGTGATATAGCATTAACCGTAATGCAAAGTTTACCTGTTACAAAGATGGTGGTTGTTTCTACACCTCAAGATATGGTTTCTATGATAGTTAAGAAAGTAGTTATAATGATAGAAAAAATGGGAATAGATGTTCTAGGAGTAGTAGAAAACATGTCTTACATAAAATGTGGAAGCTGCGGAGAAAAGCTAAATGTATTTAGTAAAAAATCAGCAAAAGAACAAGCAGATTATTTAAATATACCACTAATAGCAGATATGGCCATAAATCTTGATTTATCTGAAAAGATGGAAAAGGGAGAAGTAGAGGCGTTTATTACAAATAATAAAGAATATACTCAGTTATATAACAACTTTAAGAATTTATATAAATAA
- a CDS encoding MBL fold metallo-hydrolase, which yields MKIKWLGHSCFILESNSKTTIITDPYEPSIGIHRINYASDICTISHNHFDHNFKDDLNKNCIILDTPIQYEHKDLKIKGFKSYHDKLNGLKRGNNIIFKFNIDGFNICHLGDLGHLLSKDFIYSLGSIDVLLIPIGGNYTLNGKEAAKLCKNINSHIIIPMHFGLDNIKIKLDGLEDFLVHMDKNLEIGSNIITLENNIKNYNNMVYILKT from the coding sequence ATGAAAATTAAATGGCTAGGTCATTCTTGTTTTATTTTAGAAAGTAATTCTAAAACAACTATAATAACCGACCCTTACGAGCCTAGTATAGGTATTCATAGGATAAATTATGCTTCAGATATATGCACTATAAGTCATAATCATTTTGACCATAATTTTAAGGATGATCTAAACAAAAATTGTATAATTTTAGATACTCCCATTCAATATGAACATAAAGATTTGAAAATAAAAGGATTTAAAAGTTATCATGATAAACTAAATGGACTTAAAAGAGGGAATAATATAATATTTAAATTTAATATAGATGGATTCAATATATGTCATTTAGGTGATCTGGGACACCTATTGTCCAAAGACTTTATTTATAGCTTAGGTTCTATAGATGTATTATTAATACCTATTGGAGGGAATTATACACTTAATGGAAAAGAAGCTGCTAAATTATGCAAAAATATAAATAGTCATATAATAATCCCAATGCATTTCGGGTTAGACAATATAAAAATTAAACTAGATGGCCTAGAAGATTTCTTAGTTCATATGGATAAAAACTTAGAAATTGGATCTAATATCATAACACTAGAAAATAATATAAAAAATTATAATAACATGGTTTATATACTAAAAACTTAA